The Deinococcus aestuarii genome includes the window CGCGCCCACGACCCGCACCCCGTAGCCCCCCGTGGACTGCTGCCCCAGGAAGAGGCCGACCGCCGTGCTCCCCGCCCCCAGGCTCGGCGCGGCGGGCACGCCTGTCTGGCGCCCGTAGGCGAGGTTGTAGAGCGCGGTCAGGGCGCTCTGGGTGGTGGCGACCTGCACCGCCGGGGCCGTAACGGCGGCGTTCGTGCCGCTGGCGAGTTCGGTCAAGGTCACGCGCGCCCCCTGGGCCTGAGGCTGGGTACTGCCGGGCTGGCCCGCCCCCGGCGTGATCGTGACGGTGCCGGTGGCTGTCCCCGGCAGGGCGACCGTGCGCACGTTCGGCAGCACGTACAGCGCCGTGCGGCGGTACTCGGTCGGGGTGGGCTCGACCGTGAGAGGCGCGTCGGGCACCGCCGCCTCGTTCAGCACGGCCACGGCGAGTGGCCCCTGGCTCACGAGCGCGGCGCTCAGGGCGTCGGCCTCCGCGTCGGTGAGGTTGCCCGCCCCGCGCAGCCCGGCGACGGCGGTGCCCCGCAGGCCCGGGCCCGCCGGAGCGCTCAGGCGGCTCCAGCCCCGCCCGTCGGTGAAGTACACGGTGCCTGCCGCCTCGTTGAGGGTCACGTTGAACAGGCCCTGCGTGTCGCGCGTGACGGCCAGCTTGGGGGTGACGGCGCCCGTGGGCAGGCGGTACGTCGCCTTCCCGTTCACGCTCAGGGTGCCCGCCACGGCGAGGGGGTCGGGGACCTGGGCACGCAGTTCCACCGCCTGGTTGCCGAGCTTCACGCCGCTCTGGGCCGAGCCCCGCAGGTCGCCGTACACCCAGGTGATGCGCTCCTGGGTGCCGCCGTAGAGCAGCACCTCGTGGACCCTCAGGTTGCCGGGGCCGGTCATCGAGCAGCCCGCGAGGAGACCCGCGCCCAGGGTGAGCGCGGCGGTCAGGGATGTCTTCATGCGGCCAGCTTAGGCACGCCGCCTGACGACCGACTGAAGCTCTCCTTCAGGAAACCCCCACGCGCCCTCCGTTCGCCGCTCCGCGCCCGCGCCCACGGCTCAAGAGTTCCCGCGCGTGCGAGAGCGCCGCCTCCGAGGTGTTGCCGCTGAGCATCCGCGCGATCTCCTCCAGCCGCTCGTCTTCGCCCAGAAGGCGGACCCGGCTCACCGTGCGCCCGTCC containing:
- a CDS encoding protease complex subunit PrcB family protein — its product is MKTSLTAALTLGAGLLAGCSMTGPGNLRVHEVLLYGGTQERITWVYGDLRGSAQSGVKLGNQAVELRAQVPDPLAVAGTLSVNGKATYRLPTGAVTPKLAVTRDTQGLFNVTLNEAAGTVYFTDGRGWSRLSAPAGPGLRGTAVAGLRGAGNLTDAEADALSAALVSQGPLAVAVLNEAAVPDAPLTVEPTPTEYRRTALYVLPNVRTVALPGTATGTVTITPGAGQPGSTQPQAQGARVTLTELASGTNAAVTAPAVQVATTQSALTALYNLAYGRQTGVPAAPSLGAGSTAVGLFLGQQSTGGYGVRVVGASGQNGVLTLTAEVRSPSPGAITTQALTSPWTIVRVPGTYREVRVVDAQGRPLPSTGGGQTR